From a region of the uncultured Desulfobacter sp. genome:
- the istA gene encoding IS21 family transposase has protein sequence MSARSKGTIQVTAAAKAGISERSGRRIENGNISQGDKPMRHWRTRKDHFKGVWENEVVPMLEQNAELQPLTLFEHFAGKYPEKFQRSKLRTFQRKVKKWKALNGSGKEVMFLQEKIPGRMGLSDFTKLKKVTITINGEPLNHLLYHFRLIYSGWCHVKVVLGGESFTALSEGLQDAFWRLGGVPTEHRTDSLSAAFKNLTKDAKEDVTKRYEELFNHYGLVPTRNNRGKGHENGGVESPHGHSIALR, from the coding sequence ATGTCAGCAAGAAGCAAAGGAACTATTCAGGTCACAGCAGCCGCAAAGGCTGGAATATCAGAACGTTCAGGACGTAGAATCGAAAATGGCAATATTTCTCAAGGAGACAAACCCATGCGTCATTGGCGTACACGCAAGGACCACTTTAAAGGGGTTTGGGAAAATGAGGTCGTTCCGATGCTGGAACAAAACGCCGAACTTCAGCCGTTAACGTTATTTGAGCATTTTGCAGGTAAATATCCTGAAAAATTCCAGCGGTCCAAACTGCGTACATTCCAACGTAAGGTTAAAAAATGGAAAGCGCTTAACGGATCAGGCAAAGAAGTAATGTTTTTGCAGGAAAAAATTCCTGGGCGTATGGGGTTATCAGATTTTACAAAGCTAAAAAAAGTAACAATCACGATCAACGGAGAGCCTTTGAATCACCTACTTTATCATTTTCGCTTAATTTACAGCGGTTGGTGCCATGTCAAAGTGGTCCTCGGAGGAGAATCATTTACCGCACTCAGTGAGGGATTACAGGACGCTTTTTGGCGGCTGGGAGGGGTCCCAACAGAGCATCGTACAGACAGCCTGTCTGCTGCTTTCAAGAATTTGACCAAAGATGCGAAGGAAGATGTCACCAAGCGTTATGAGGAGCTATTCAACCATTATGGCTTGGTCCCGACCCGAAATAATAGGGGGAAGGGGCATGAAAACGGCGGAGTTGAGTCACCACACGGCCACTCTATAGCGCTCAGATAA
- a CDS encoding CHC2 zinc finger domain-containing protein: MAGSRYTRQRLFTLRNHIPMNRVLEALSIPVSGQGKEYRFCCPVCNQFNTGINPKTNLARCFSCQKNYNTIDLVMVTKGCGFIDSVAYLETLKSDIPFQETKSAYPAKIVRQNKMVPISDIFKSLAPPESSSKRENQTIVELQKRITNLERFVKTLCEKIALIERS; encoded by the coding sequence ATGGCAGGTTCCCGTTATACCCGACAGAGACTGTTTACACTTCGTAATCACATCCCCATGAACAGGGTGCTTGAGGCCTTGTCTATCCCTGTATCCGGCCAGGGAAAAGAATACCGTTTCTGTTGCCCTGTCTGCAATCAATTTAATACCGGCATCAATCCAAAAACAAATCTGGCCCGATGCTTTTCCTGCCAAAAAAATTACAATACCATTGATCTTGTGATGGTAACCAAAGGCTGTGGGTTTATTGATAGTGTCGCATATCTTGAGACATTAAAGTCGGACATCCCGTTCCAAGAAACAAAATCAGCTTATCCCGCAAAAATCGTCAGGCAAAACAAAATGGTCCCCATCAGTGACATTTTTAAATCCCTGGCACCACCCGAATCTTCTTCAAAACGTGAAAATCAAACCATCGTCGAACTCCAAAAACGGATCACTAACCTGGAACGGTTCGTCAAAACTCTCTGCGAAAAAATAGCTTTAATAGAACGATCTTAG
- the istB gene encoding IS21-like element helper ATPase IstB, with the protein MDEQFTQMLKYLRLSGLLSNWDRYLSIAQKGNYSHTRLLEYVVEQEYNLKKENARKMRITRARIPEKYVIETFPFDRQPQLNKKKILNMYDGFDYVEKCRNLIFMGPTGTGKTGLATAFLTHAIDRGYNGRFIAFAELVEQLYQSVADHTEAHVIKKFAATDCLLIDELGYVEVEPVQVGLFFTLMSRRHQKKTTLITSNLGFSQWSSFLKNDHLTAALIDRLTENSHVINMRNCVSLRSKLGTI; encoded by the coding sequence ATGGATGAACAATTTACACAGATGCTCAAGTATCTTAGGCTTTCCGGTCTTCTGTCGAACTGGGACCGTTATCTTTCCATCGCTCAGAAGGGCAATTACTCCCATACGCGCCTGCTCGAATATGTCGTCGAGCAGGAGTATAATCTCAAAAAGGAAAACGCCAGAAAAATGCGGATTACTCGTGCCAGGATCCCGGAAAAATACGTGATCGAGACCTTTCCTTTTGATCGGCAGCCGCAGCTGAACAAAAAGAAGATCCTGAACATGTACGATGGGTTCGATTACGTGGAAAAATGCCGTAATCTGATTTTTATGGGGCCGACCGGCACCGGGAAAACCGGGCTTGCAACCGCTTTCCTCACCCATGCCATTGATCGGGGATACAACGGACGATTTATCGCGTTTGCTGAACTGGTCGAACAACTCTACCAGTCGGTTGCCGATCACACGGAAGCCCACGTTATTAAAAAATTTGCCGCAACCGATTGTCTTTTAATCGACGAGTTGGGATATGTTGAGGTTGAGCCGGTGCAGGTCGGTCTGTTTTTTACCCTGATGAGCAGGCGTCATCAGAAAAAGACCACGCTGATTACATCAAATCTTGGCTTCTCTCAATGGTCGTCTTTTTTGAAAAACGACCATCTGACCGCTGCCCTGATCGACCGGTTGACGGAAAACAGCCATGTGATCAACATGAGAAACTGTGTAAGTCTGAGATCAAAGTTGGGAACAATATAA